The genomic window CCAGTGaactttttatgaataaaatatgcaaaatttctattcagcaaaatgtttttctcctccttaattattttttgctgttcatctgttctgtttttttctcatgaataaaattagaGTTCCCCAGGTCTACATTTTATGTCTCTGACATGTTCTCAAATAACcgaattttctccctctctttctctctctctctctctttttttttttccctttaagtccAGGAGGTAAACTTtagttcttttaattaaaaagttcattttaagCATTGTTGTATCTACTTTTAAAGACTtctgttgaattttatttgatCATCAATGTGGACTTTTCCCATAAGACAAGTTTTTACCTCCTAGTCACCTTTTCTCCTAGCTTCTCTTCAGTAgactgcttctgttttcttgattCAATAGCCTCCCGATTTCCACAGAGAATACCACTGAGACTTTTCTTCACTGTCTCACCATTTTCCTGCAATAACTCTTTTCCAGCAAAGGCTGTTTGTTTTGATGGTACTTTATTTCCTCCCTACTGGGTTAATAGTTCATGTCAGCTCTGAGACTTTCTATTCTGCTCGTTCTTTTAGTTGGACTTCTAGATTGCTACCTATTGGGAGCTGACTTGGAATTCCTCACCAGACATGGGAGCAATTGTTAGATATCTGCTGGTGGATAtcaccttcttctccctctcactgCTCTGTACAGTTGGATATTCTTAGCTAGAAAAGCACCTGATGGTCACCACTTGGCTGCACATTGGTCAAGCCACATCAGGACAAGATAATTCATCTGATTCTCCTAAATACATCTCTGTTTCCACATTACTCTGATGACCTATGGGAGGCCACTGATCTCTAGGGACAGAAGCCAGGGATGAATAACATCttcaaaaagaggaaagaaagaagtccTGAGTGTTTGACACTTGCATCAGTTTTGCCACAAGCTACTAACCTCTCTGTTCTAAAGGTGTGAATGATTTTCTGATGGGGACCATGATTAAGGACAGAAGAGGTTAGTTATGGAGGCATAGGAAGAGAACAATTCAAGCAACAGTTTTAggaattaatatgaaaataaggagaaagaaacaatgaggataaagataaaaatattactgtttttaaagatgttgtaGGACATGTTAAAGGTACCATGAATGCAGGGCCCATccaaatatgttcaaagaaaaaGACCAAGGAGCAATGGAATTATAGATCTATACAATAGAGTTTttgtaagtttaaaataaaacttgaagagTCATTTTTCCTGGCGATCAATTAGTTCAGTATGCATCCCAGAGATAGACAGCTATGAGGCTTGACCAATGGTATATACTTTTGTAGAAGTGCCTATAGAACGGGAGAGCTTTGTCCCATCAAATACTTCCTATTCACATAAAACTCTCTGTGTAATCAGAGTGCCCATGTACCTTAGATGAAACTGGCCCTTTAGCATATTCTCTGAGCCCCTCAGGTGAGAGAAACTAGGGAATAGAGATCTATCAGGAGCCTTCCACCATCACTGGATAAAGTGTTTGTGAAGTACCAGATTCCTCACAGCAGCCTTCACGTCCTTGTTCCTCAGGCTGTAGATGATGGGGTTGAGCATGGGGGTCACTACCCCATAAAAGAGGGAGGTGAGCTTGTCAGAAATGTCCTGCTTGTCTGCCCCCTGAGGATCCTTGGATTTGGGCTTCCCATACATAAAGAGGATTGTTCCATAGAAGATGACCACTACAGTGAGGTGGGCagagcaggtggagaaggcctTTTTCCTCCCCTCAGCTGAGGGGATCCTCAGGATGGTAGCAATGATGAACAcataagagacagaaataaatagaacTGGAATGCCAAGGAAGATCACATTAGCCACTGCCATACTGATCACATTGATGGAAATATCAGCACAGGCCAACTTTAGGACTGCCAGGATCTCACAGGTGAAGTGGTTGATGATGTTGTCCCCACAGAAAGGCAGTCGCATCGCTAAGGATGTTTGCACCGTGGCAGTCATGCTTCCAGCTGCCCAGGAGCTGGCAGCCATGGGCACATAGGCAGCCTTGCTCATGACCACAGGGTACCTAAGTGggttacagatggccacatagcgatcaAATGCCATCATGCCCAGTAGCACACACTCTGTGGCTCCCATGGCAAAGGAGAGAAACATCTGCACAGCACAGGCTGAGAAGGGTATGGTTTTGCTGGGGGTCAGGAAGCTGTCAAGAATAAGGGGGACTGAGGAGGTTGTGTAGCAGATGTCCAGGAAGGAGAGGTTCcccaggaagaagtacatgggtgtGTGCAGGCGGGAGTCAAGGATGGTCACCAGGATGAGGACCCCGTTGCCCagcaggatcaccaggtacatcAAGAGGATGAGCACAAAGAACATTTTCTCCAGCTTCGGGTGGGCTGAGAGGCCCAGGAGGATGAACCCCATCACAGGAGAAGTCCAATTGAACCTGTCCATGATATATCTTCCCTGTCACCTACAGGAACTCAGAAAGCCAACTTCCTGATCTCTGATACCTAAAGTGGGCAGAAAGCCACTGAGGAAACTTGTCTTGCTGAACAGCTGAAGAACAGCCCTGGAAGTCTGGGAGACTCTTCACATTGTTCTAAGTAAATGCAGAGAAATTGGTTAAAATCTACTTTGTGATATTTGGCTCCCATAGAGGTGTTTGAGATTTCACAAAATTGGatttaattttcctaatttcatttcagATTAACATCACACATTTACCTTGGCTTATACCATGTGTGGCTGATtcattttaatcaattttgtGAGAATTATTACACTCCATTTgtatgaatttttattcttttgaggcATAAGACTAGGAGAGATAACTGATCTTCATTCTCACTTCCTATCATTCCCCTCTCCAAATAATTTTGGTTACgacttctcttctcttttatagTTCTCTCTCATAGTCCCCAGGCCTTTgggatattcattcattcactcattcattcttcacaCATTCCAAACTACTTGGAGCACTTACCAAAAGAATTGGCTTTCACCAATCACTCAAGGTATGGGAATTATCaagtctcttttcctttctgggcCTTTGTTTCCTCAATACTCACTTTGGAATGGATTATATTTAGAGATATTCTATCCAGGAACTAAATGATCTCAATGAATTTCTCCTTCTTGGACTTTCTATCCTACCAGTAAGATaaccttctctctttccttccagttGACCCCATGCCATGGAGTCACAAGGAATGAAGCTAGGAATTGGGCTGGGCCCACAGAGTTTACACATCCTTTTACAAGCTCTCTCTTACCTTTTCTGTAAATAGGGCAGTGAAGAAAACCACTTATCTGAGGTCCGGGAATAGTTCAGAGGCTGAAATTAGCCAATCTTCTTATCTGAAAGTAGCAGCCAGAGGAGTTAGCCCCTAAAATGGATGAGATCTAAGTTTACTGGTGTTTGTTCTGTGTTTGGGTAAAATCCACAAAGGACCATGCATTGCCTATATGAGCCAGTTAAATTCCACTCTGCTATTGGGATTATTCTAGTCCCTGAAGTGATTTGAAGTTTTGAAAGTGAAGTGACAAAGTTTAGAAACTTTATCCATCTGGGATTATGTCCCTAAGATCCAATTATTTTGAAGTCCCTCCAGAAATAcgttcttccctctccctcccattaTACCCATCCTGTTGAGCTTTTAGAAAACGTTAGAGAAGAAGGGTCACTCTGTTCCTGTCAGAATTAACATAAACCCCCGGTCAATGAGAACTCTCATTAGAGTCCACAATAGGTCTAGGAGAGTGTGAAACCCACTGCACAGGACAGATCCTTATAGCTCAGTATCTCTGGCATTTTCAAAATCAGAAGGTTGGGATTGGAAAGAAGCATTTGACCTTGAAAGTTCCTTCTTGTCTGTGCCCCAACATATAGATTCTGAGCTCTTACCATAGACCAGGCCTTTATAGGGCATTCTAGCTCTTGCCATGAGAGTTTCACAGGTATAGCAGCAGTGGGCTTGAAAAAGGCCAGTTGATTGCAGAAGTGATGTCCTGTTGCTTGAAGTCTTTCTTATGCTATTGTGTTTTATCCATTGTTTTATCCTTTCCAGAGAATAAATTTTTGCGGGGATAGCTGAGGGACAGTTAGCCAATGTCATGGGTTGAGTGAAGGCTGTGGGACTGTTTCTTATACATTTTCTGCCTAATCCTCCTTCTTTCAGCAGCACCCATTCACCCCTGGACCTAGATGGACCTGGCATGGGCTGCTCGCTCGGTGCTGCAGATCTGGTTGTAGCACagcactgtctctgtctctggttcAGGATTTGGTTCTGCCAGATTTGTTGTGG from Canis lupus familiaris isolate Mischka breed German Shepherd chromosome 11, alternate assembly UU_Cfam_GSD_1.0, whole genome shotgun sequence includes these protein-coding regions:
- the OR13C7F gene encoding olfactory receptor family 13 subfamily C member 7F codes for the protein MDRFNWTSPVMGFILLGLSAHPKLEKMFFVLILLMYLVILLGNGVLILVTILDSRLHTPMYFFLGNLSFLDICYTTSSVPLILDSFLTPSKTIPFSACAVQMFLSFAMGATECVLLGMMAFDRYVAICNPLRYPVVMSKAAYVPMAASSWAAGSMTATVQTSLAMRLPFCGDNIINHFTCEILAVLKLACADISINVISMAVANVIFLGIPVLFISVSYVFIIATILRIPSAEGRKKAFSTCSAHLTVVVIFYGTILFMYGKPKSKDPQGADKQDISDKLTSLFYGVVTPMLNPIIYSLRNKDVKAAVRNLVLHKHFIQ